In one window of Henckelia pumila isolate YLH828 chromosome 1, ASM3356847v2, whole genome shotgun sequence DNA:
- the LOC140873528 gene encoding uncharacterized protein — protein MDKEWMSKSRLSSEYEHGVESFLKFAIKNAEDREAISCPCIKCGNLKKKKVETIRAHMYSNGIDLTYHTWIWHGERSAMKNSNNDRDQEREDVPKFDAEEPIDMVHAAFDSYAENPTTFKNLLEDADKPLYPGCSKFTRLSAVVKLFNLKAKYSWSDKSCTDLHNLLGEMLSDDNELSLSFYDAKKSLCALGITYEKIHACPNDCILYRKEYEDMNSCPTCGMSRWKMGQKDTIKEGVPAKVLWYFPPIPRFVRMFGNKEFSKELTWHADKRLNDGYLRHPADAPSWKLVDHKWPNFAADSRNLRLAISADGINPHGNDIDVYLAPLIDDLKFLWDTGVEAYDAYRQETFSLRAFLLWTINDFPAYGNMSGCIVKGYHACPICGEETYSTRLKHSRKMSYTGHRRFLPANHSYRRQRKAFNGYQEFNPAPKPLSGDEVLKKSMEFIVIGEK, from the exons ATGGACAAAGAATGGATGTCAAAGTCTCGGTTATCAAGTGAATATGAGCATGGAGTAGAGTCTTTCTTgaaatttgcaataaaaaatGCCGAGGATCGGGAAGCAATATCTTGTCCATGTATAAAATGTGGTAatctgaagaagaaaaaggTAGAGACTATAAGGGCACACATGTATTCTAATGGTATAGATTTGACATATCATACTTGGATATGGCATGGTGAAAGGTCTGCGATGAAGAACTCAAATAATGATCGTGATCAAGAAAGGGAAGATGTACCAAAGTTTGACGCCGAGGAACCAATAGATATGGTACATGCTGCATTTGATAGTTATGCTGAGAATCCAACCACATTCAAAAATCTACTTGAAGATGCTGATAAACCTTTATATCCTGGATGCAGTAAATTTACAAGGTTATCTGCAGTTGTaaaattattcaacttgaaaGCCAAATATAGTTGGAGTGACAAAAGTTGCACCGACCTACACAATTTGTTAGGAGAAATGCTTTCAGATGACAACGAATTGTCTTTATCTTTCTACGATGCAAAGAAAAGCTTGTGTGCATTAGGGATTACTTATGAGAAAATCCATGCTTGCCCTAATGATTGCATCTTATACCGGAAGGAGTATGAGGATATGAACAGTTGTCCTACTTGTGGGATGTCAAGGTGGAAGATGGGCCAAAAAGATACGATAAAGGAAGGAGTTCCTGCAAAGGTTCTATGGTACTTCCCTCCAATTCCGAGATTTGTACGAATGTTTGGGAATAAGGAGTTTTCCAAGGAGCTGACTTGGCATGCTGATAAAAGACTTAATGACGGATACTTACGCCATCCAGCTGATGCACCTTCTTGGAAATTAGTAGATCACAAGTGGCCAAATTTTGCTGCTGATTCAAGAAATCTTAGATTGGCCATTTCAGCTGACGGGATCAATCCCCATG GAAATGATATCGATGTTTACTTAGCACCTCTAATCGATGACTTGAAATTCCTATGGGATACAGGTGTTGAAGCATATGATGCATATAGACAAGAAACCTTCTCGCTCAGAGCTTTCTTGCTGTGGACCATCAATGACTTTCCTGCATATGGAAACATGTCAGGATGTATTGTGAAAGGATATCACGCATGTCCGATTTGTGGTGAAGAAACATATTCAACAAGGTTGAAACATAGCAGGAAAATGTCGTACACAGGCCATAGAAGGTTTCTACCTGCAAATCATTCTTATCGAAGGCAAAGAAAGGCATTTAATGGGTACCAAGAGTTCAACCCTGCACCCAAACCATTGAGTGGCGATGAAGTGTTAAAAAAGTCGATGGAATTCATTGTCATTGGGGAAAAATGA